From one Flavobacterium kingsejongi genomic stretch:
- a CDS encoding FadR/GntR family transcriptional regulator codes for MATKLSERLISRIKEDIGSGKYPPGSKIPSEPELMLLYGVGRSSIREAIKALALAGILKVQQGSGTFVMEHTATESIEQRLGRADFDEINAVRTLLEKELVRLAVQNYTPELLLEMERSLENRKIAIQAEDREACANADIDFHMAIAHASGNSVLADLYKSFTLMIRDFFAKREPGGIVNFALSHHLHEQLFLAIKSRKAKAAQQALQEILDNNY; via the coding sequence ATGGCCACAAAACTAAGCGAGCGATTAATTAGCCGGATCAAGGAAGATATTGGGAGCGGGAAATACCCTCCGGGTTCCAAAATACCTTCGGAGCCGGAATTGATGCTGTTGTATGGAGTCGGACGGTCATCGATCCGGGAAGCGATAAAAGCCTTGGCTTTGGCCGGAATTTTAAAGGTGCAGCAGGGATCGGGCACGTTTGTGATGGAACATACAGCTACCGAATCCATCGAGCAGCGCTTGGGACGCGCCGATTTTGATGAGATCAATGCGGTACGTACTTTATTAGAAAAAGAACTCGTACGGCTTGCGGTACAAAATTATACCCCGGAACTCCTGTTAGAAATGGAACGCAGCCTTGAAAACCGTAAAATCGCTATCCAGGCAGAAGACCGCGAGGCCTGTGCCAACGCCGATATCGATTTTCACATGGCCATAGCGCATGCCAGTGGTAATTCGGTACTTGCCGATCTTTATAAAAGCTTTACCCTGATGATCCGTGACTTTTTTGCGAAGCGTGAACCGGGTGGAATTGTCAATTTTGCGTTGAGCCATCATTTGCACGAACAGTTATTCCTGGCGATAAAAAGCAGGAAGGCAAAAGCAGCACAACAGGCGCTTCAGGAAATCCTCGATAACAACTATTAA
- a CDS encoding ABC transporter ATP-binding protein, with protein sequence MKSNKKPNILHLLKPYRGVLALLLLFTLLSNAINLWLPKIIAQSIDAFSAGTFQFRPIIIEFTLAVFLILIFGFLQGIIQTYASEKVARDLRSRLSNTISRQSYAFIETANPSKLLTNLTADIDSIKMFVSQAIVAVVSSLFIIIGASILLFSINWELALCVIAIIPIIGITFYMVLRKVRALFVASRAVTDRLNKVITESILGAALIRVINSQQPEYQKFLESNTKAKEYGLSILGLFAGLIPVITFTANMAGLAILALGGHFVITGSMSLGDFAAFNSYLAMLIFPILVIGFMSNIMAQASASYSRITNILETPDAPETGTLTSPLTGAITLDRVNLSYGQTPVLKDISFTVQPGSKIAVIGPTAAGKTQLLYLLTGLIQPESGTITFDGHSISEYKSETFHSQTGFVFQDSIIFNMSIRENIAFSDTVTDASLQKAIATSELTTFIEELPEKLNTIVSERGSSLSGGQKQRIMLARALSLNPKILLLDDFTARVDQNTEEKILGNIRENYPGLTLLSVTQKIAAVAHYDQIILMMQGEIIAIGKHEDLLRTSPEYIQLYQSQQSTSNYEL encoded by the coding sequence GTGAAATCGAATAAGAAACCCAACATACTCCATTTGCTGAAGCCCTATCGTGGTGTATTGGCATTGCTATTACTTTTTACGCTGTTGAGTAACGCCATCAACCTTTGGCTTCCAAAAATAATAGCACAAAGCATTGATGCATTCAGTGCGGGAACATTCCAATTCCGCCCGATAATCATTGAATTCACGCTTGCCGTCTTCCTCATCCTGATCTTTGGATTCCTACAGGGGATCATACAGACATATGCTTCGGAAAAAGTGGCACGTGACCTAAGAAGCCGGCTTTCCAATACGATATCCAGGCAGAGTTATGCCTTTATAGAAACAGCAAACCCATCCAAATTGCTGACGAATCTCACCGCCGATATCGATTCGATAAAAATGTTTGTCTCACAAGCTATTGTTGCTGTCGTTTCATCGCTGTTTATCATTATCGGTGCCAGCATTTTATTGTTTTCGATCAACTGGGAATTAGCCTTATGTGTCATTGCGATCATTCCCATCATCGGGATTACCTTTTATATGGTCTTGCGAAAAGTCCGGGCATTATTTGTTGCCAGCCGTGCCGTGACCGACCGCCTCAATAAGGTCATTACCGAAAGTATTTTAGGAGCGGCACTCATTCGCGTGATCAATTCGCAGCAACCCGAATACCAGAAGTTTTTAGAATCCAATACCAAAGCCAAAGAATACGGGCTTTCTATATTAGGCCTTTTTGCAGGGCTTATTCCTGTTATTACGTTTACAGCCAATATGGCTGGGCTCGCCATATTAGCACTTGGAGGGCATTTCGTGATTACGGGAAGTATGAGCCTTGGTGATTTTGCGGCATTCAACAGTTACCTTGCCATGCTTATATTTCCAATCCTTGTCATTGGTTTTATGAGTAATATCATGGCACAGGCCAGTGCTTCCTATAGCCGTATTACCAACATATTAGAAACACCTGATGCTCCCGAAACCGGGACACTGACCAGTCCGTTAACCGGGGCAATCACACTGGATCGCGTAAACCTGTCCTACGGACAGACACCAGTACTAAAAGATATTTCGTTTACCGTACAACCGGGTTCAAAAATTGCAGTTATCGGCCCTACAGCTGCCGGTAAAACACAATTGCTCTACCTGCTCACGGGATTGATCCAGCCGGAATCAGGAACCATTACATTCGACGGCCATAGCATTTCGGAATATAAGAGTGAGACTTTTCACAGCCAGACTGGATTTGTGTTTCAGGACAGCATTATTTTTAATATGAGTATCCGGGAAAATATTGCCTTCAGCGATACAGTGACCGATGCTTCATTGCAAAAAGCCATCGCTACTTCTGAATTAACAACTTTTATTGAGGAACTTCCCGAAAAGCTCAATACGATTGTTTCCGAACGCGGTTCCAGCCTCTCCGGCGGCCAAAAACAACGGATTATGCTTGCCCGTGCTTTATCACTCAACCCAAAAATCTTGCTCCTCGACGACTTTACAGCCCGTGTAGATCAAAATACAGAGGAAAAAATACTCGGGAATATCCGGGAGAATTATCCGGGGCTGACCTTGTTGTCGGTTACCCAGAAAATAGCTGCCGTGGCACATTACGACCAGATCATATTAATGATGCAGGGCGAAATTATCGCTATCGGAAAGCATGAGGACCTGCTTCGTACCAGTCCTGAATACATCCAATTATACCAATCCCAGCAAAGTACCAGCAATTATGAATTATGA
- a CDS encoding ABC transporter ATP-binding protein has product MNYELNKLSGKEKKSSTLAGVKSLLQLIAHERKNLLLALAAILLNSSLNLLGPYLIGHTIDTYVQHKEYHGVLVYSGILLGMYLIALFTSYFQTKLMGGVGQRMLFTLRNAIFNKLQSLPVAFFNANKAGDLISRVNNDTDKLNSFFSQSLMQFIGSIVPMLGAGIFLLSINLKLGAATLAPGVFILLFTQLVSPWVKRKNAANLKSTGSLSSEIQESLANFKVIIAFNRRDYFRKRFGEANQQNYKTAIGAGLANNLFLPVATFFSGLAQLIVLSYGIYLIAHGEFSIGLLVSYLAYSVNFYNPLRQLASLWTSFQVAMAGWDRISEILSMETNLEQIPTGATSQNSNALVEFRNVHFGYTEKEILHNISLELERGKTYAFVGPTGGGKTTTASLIARLYDPTQGQVFLDGKDIRTYTQEERAQKIGFILQEPFLFTGTVKDNILYGNSNYAAYTNEQLEQVITAANLESLLKIFEKGLDTTVSSNGDNISLGQKQLIAFMRAVLRNPEVLILDEATANIDTVTEQLLENILDKLPEQTTRIIIAHRLNTIKNADVIFFVNSGEVIRAGSFEDAMDKLLKGKRSS; this is encoded by the coding sequence ATGAATTATGAATTGAATAAACTGTCGGGCAAGGAAAAAAAATCCTCGACACTGGCAGGGGTAAAAAGCCTCTTACAGCTCATCGCACATGAGCGTAAAAATCTATTGCTGGCACTGGCCGCCATCTTGCTGAATTCGTCACTGAATCTATTGGGTCCCTACCTGATCGGGCATACTATCGATACCTATGTGCAACACAAAGAGTACCATGGGGTATTGGTCTATTCCGGTATACTGTTAGGCATGTACCTCATTGCATTATTCACGAGTTATTTCCAGACCAAGCTAATGGGCGGTGTAGGACAACGGATGTTATTCACGCTCCGCAATGCTATTTTTAATAAATTACAATCCCTGCCGGTCGCTTTTTTCAATGCCAATAAAGCCGGTGACCTGATTTCCAGGGTGAACAACGACACCGACAAACTAAACTCCTTTTTCTCCCAATCCTTAATGCAGTTTATTGGAAGTATTGTTCCCATGCTCGGTGCGGGAATCTTTTTGCTTTCTATCAACCTTAAACTGGGTGCCGCCACGCTGGCTCCGGGAGTCTTTATCCTACTCTTCACCCAACTGGTTTCACCCTGGGTAAAACGTAAAAATGCGGCCAACCTGAAAAGCACCGGGAGCCTGAGTAGTGAAATACAGGAAAGCCTGGCAAATTTTAAAGTGATTATCGCATTCAATCGCCGGGACTATTTCCGGAAACGTTTTGGTGAAGCCAACCAGCAGAATTATAAAACCGCTATTGGTGCAGGATTGGCCAATAACTTATTCCTGCCCGTCGCCACTTTCTTTTCCGGCCTGGCGCAATTAATCGTGCTTTCTTATGGTATTTACCTGATTGCACACGGCGAATTTTCTATCGGATTACTGGTCAGCTATTTGGCTTATTCGGTGAATTTTTACAATCCGTTACGCCAACTCGCCTCGTTGTGGACCAGTTTCCAGGTCGCTATGGCGGGATGGGATCGGATTAGTGAGATCCTTTCGATGGAAACCAATCTGGAACAAATACCAACTGGTGCAACATCCCAAAATTCCAATGCCCTGGTGGAATTCCGCAATGTTCATTTCGGTTATACTGAAAAAGAAATCCTGCACAATATCTCCCTGGAACTTGAAAGAGGAAAAACCTACGCGTTTGTAGGGCCAACCGGAGGCGGAAAAACAACTACGGCTTCCCTGATTGCGCGTTTGTATGACCCCACCCAAGGCCAGGTGTTCTTAGACGGAAAAGATATCCGCACCTATACCCAGGAAGAGCGGGCTCAAAAAATTGGTTTTATCCTGCAGGAGCCTTTCCTTTTTACAGGAACAGTAAAAGACAATATCCTGTATGGCAACAGCAATTATGCCGCGTACACCAATGAGCAGTTGGAACAGGTAATCACAGCTGCCAACCTGGAAAGCCTCTTGAAAATCTTTGAAAAAGGACTGGATACCACGGTTTCTTCCAACGGTGATAATATCAGCTTAGGGCAAAAACAGCTCATCGCTTTCATGCGTGCCGTTTTACGAAATCCGGAAGTCCTGATCCTGGATGAAGCCACCGCCAATATCGATACTGTAACAGAACAGTTGCTGGAAAACATACTGGACAAGCTACCGGAACAAACGACGCGTATTATCATTGCCCACCGCCTCAATACCATTAAAAATGCCGATGTCATCTTCTTTGTAAACTCAGGAGAAGTCATTCGTGCCGGGTCTTTTGAGGATGCTATGGACAAGCTCCTGAAAGGAAAAAGATCCAGTTAA